From one Brachypodium distachyon strain Bd21 chromosome 4, Brachypodium_distachyon_v3.0, whole genome shotgun sequence genomic stretch:
- the LOC100842365 gene encoding splicing regulatory glutamine/lysine-rich protein 1, with the protein MAPSASASSSSCSDSSGSSDSSSSSGSDRRVRRRHSRRKDAAAPSSSSSAAALKARKDRKSRHKRRRRERRKSRSDDDSYSSASSYDSDREASGRSRKHKKSSRSRKSRERERSKDRHHKRDKGKHREKKESERSSGPVQLSKFLAREKDEGGKRSVISGKKIMMKLEKSKEDKAAESKRNELLKFLNASYD; encoded by the exons ATGGCGCCGTCCGCCagcgcctcctcgtcctcctgcTCCGACAGCTCGGGCTCCAgcgactcctcctcctcctcggggagcgaccgccgcgtccgccgccgccacagccgccgcaaggacgccgccgcgccgtcctcgtcctcctccgccgccgcgctgaAGGCGCGCAAGGACAGGAAGTCCCGCCACAAGCGGCGTCGCCGGGAGCGGCGCAAGTCCCGGTCGGACGACGACAGCTACAG TAGCGCAAGCTCTTATGACAGTGACCGCGAGGCATCTGGAAGATCACGTAAGCATAAGAAGAGCAGTAGATCAAGGAAG TCTAGGGAGAGGGAGCGAAGCAAGGATAGGCATCATAAACGAGACAAGGGTAAACATAGAGAG AAGAAAGAGAGTGAACGTTCTAGCGGTCCTGTGCAGCTTTCCAAG TTCCTTGCTCGTGAGAAAGATGAGGGCGGTAAAAGGAGTGTTATCTCTGGTAAAAAG ATAATGATGAAGCTTGAAAAATCCAAGGAAGATAAGGCTGCCGAGAGCAAGCGCAATGAACTGTTGAAGTTTCTGAATGCCAGTTACGACTGA
- the LOC100840756 gene encoding protein trichome birefringence-like 16, translating into MRLASVNGLRFKHVRLVILAVFTVFLLWKWEKGSLYSIDFLRPEPLVLNRNTSNEEGFSVTHPLVRPVAEIRKEATSAPPPLSIIRDVEDVADKKKAAAPQKKECDYKNGQWVPDDHRPLYSGLRCKRWLSESWNCRLTQRKDFAYEKFRWQPEGCKMPVFQPAQFLRRMQDKTIAYVGDSLGRQMFQSMMCMVAASQKDHSDIEDVGSKYGLVLKQRAKRPDGWAYRFRRTNTTILYYWSSTLCDLEPLKPSNPAAGYAMHLDRPPSFLDRNLHRFHVLVLNTGHHWNRGKLKANKWEMYVSGAPNNNRKTAVIWKAKNFTIHNVIKWLDAKLPSYPHLKVFYRSLSPRHFFNGEWDTGGTCDNTDPLAMGNKVFQNHSEDADAETAVKGTRIRLLDITALSRLRDEGHVSRYSIRATPGVQDCLHWCLPGVPDTWNEILATQL; encoded by the exons ATGAGGCTGGCAAGTGTAAACGGCCTGAGATTCAAGCACGTCAGGCTTGTGATCCTGGCTGTCTTCACGGTGTTCCTTCTCTGGAAATGGGAGAAAGGGTCACTGTACAGTATCGATTTCCTCCGGCCGGAGCCATTGGTCTTGA ATCGAAATACCTCCAATGAAGAAGGTTTCTCCGTTACCCATCCGTTGGTGCGGCCAGTCGCTGAAATACGAAAGGAAGCCACTTCTGCACCTCCACCTCTAAGCATAATTCGTGACGTCGAAGATGTCGCTGATAAAAAGAAAGCAGCAGCTCCTCAGAAGAAAG AATGTGACTACAAGAATGGACAATGGGTTCCTGATGATCATAGGCCACTATATTCTGGTCTCAGATGTAAAAGATGGCTCTCTGAGAGCTGGAATTGCAGATTGACGCAGCGCAAAGATTTCGCTTACGAGAAATTTAGATGGCAGCCCGAAGGCTGCAAGATGCCAGTCTTTCAACCAGCCCAATTCTTGAGAAG AATGCAGGATAAAACCATTGCTTATGTAGGCGACTCTTTAGGGAGGCAGATGTTCCAATCGATGATGTGTATGGTTGCCGCATCTCAGAAAGATCATTCAGATATAGAAGATGTTGGCTCCAAATATGGATTGGTTCTCAAACAACGTGCGAAACGACCAGATGGCTGGGCCTACCGATTCCGAAGAACGAACACAACAATCCTGTATTACTGGTCATCAACGCTTTGTGATCTGGAGCCTCTCAAGCCATCGAATCCAGCTGCCGGTTATGCCATGCACCTTGATCGTCCACCTTCATTTCTTGACAGGAACCTTCACAGGTTCCATGTCCTGGTTCTGAACACTGGACACCATTGGAATCGTGGTAAACTGAAGGCGAACAAGTGGGAAATGTATGTCTCCGGAGCACCAAATAACAACCGAAAGACCGCTGTCATCTGGAAAGCTAAAAACTTCACCATACACAATGTGATCAAGTGGCTGGACGCAAAGCTTCCTAGCTACCCCCATCTGAAGGTCTTCTACAGGTCATTGTCACCAAGGCATTTCTTCAATGGGGAGTGGGACACTGGAGGCACTTGTGACAACACAGATCCTTTGGCCATGGGGAACAAAGTATTTCAGAATCATTCTGAAGATGCTGACGCTGAGACAGCAGTCAAAGGCACCAGGATCAGGCTCTTGGATATTACCGCGCTTTCACGCCTAAGGGATGAAGGGCATGTATCAAGGTACAGTATCAGAGCTACACCAGGGGTTCAGGATTGCTTGCACTGGTGCCTCCCTGGTGTTCCAGACACGTGGAATGAGATCCTGGCCACTCAATTATAG